The sequence below is a genomic window from Takifugu flavidus isolate HTHZ2018 chromosome 11, ASM371156v2, whole genome shotgun sequence.
ccctctcagctCTTCTCTTTTGAAAACTTGAGCTTTGAGTTGATGTTCGAATGCAGTTGTGAAGAAATAAAGGAGCAAATGGTTGGAAGAGATATTTGGGGAGCGTGCATATTAGTTCAGATGGTTTTACATTGAGTTACTGTCATTGTGCCCTGATCATCAGACTTGAAACGGAACCCTTTTTTAAAACCCCTCAGAAACCCCATATTTATGGAATTTGCCTCAGAAAAGAGAAACAGTAGAAAGTCCAAATTGTAATGGAAGCCCTGCAGCATTGGACGTGAGCTCCTGGACTCTGAAACTCCACTGAACGTTTAAACGTTCTGATGCTCGTGTTGCAGGTGGGATCAAAGGGCTGCACCCCAAAAACGAACCCGCTGGGTTCAGAACCAAAACGTCATCAAATATATCTATGATTGCTTTTATCTCTTTGCTTTATGAAGTGAGGTTCGTAGGTGTGATGATATTTGCTCATGTACTGTAGAAATGAACAAAGCAGTGAACAAAGCGTGCCACACCGGGTGCACCAGGTGTCCCTGGTGCACCCGGTGTGGCACGCAGCGTCGCTCCATCTCCCAGTTATAATCTGGTAGCTTTAAAAGTACAGAGAACAAGGCCGATGCTTCTGTCCCAGAAATAGAGTTCATACCCGACGTTATCAGTTGTTCCAGAcgcttgtttgggttttttatcgttggtttttttaattattttattcgATTCTGATTCTCACGAGTTCCCCAGATCCAGTTAACACTCGTTTCCCAGTGTCGTCGGACTCTGACATTAACGTTGGTGATTGCTGGGACATTTTCCAGCATCTGCCCAATGTCATCAGAGATCATCATAATAGTGTCCTAACCTTTATCTGCATTATCCTAAACATTTATCTGCATTTTCCTAAACATTTATCTGCATTTTCCTAAACATTTATCTGCATTTTCCTAAACATTTATCTGCATTTTCCTAAACATTTATCTGCATTTTCCTAAACATTTATCTGCATTTTCCTTATTTCTGGTGGTAAATTGCAGCTGGAGTTTTCCCTTTAAATGCAGTTGTCTAACACCTTGACAATGAGTTCAAAATCCAACCTTTTTGATCCAGATGGGCACAGACGGATCTTAATTTACAGGAAACACACTGTGCCTTTTATCACTGTTGCACATCTAAGAGTCATTCTTACTTTTGGTCTTATGAGAACAAtgtgttggatttttttggtgTTGAATCTCTCCCTACTGGTACTTCCCCCCGTTCTAACGTCCGGTTCTGTCTCAGAAGTTCACAACGGCACCAACTGTTACCTGCTCTTCTTTTTAACCTCATTCTTGTAGCGAGACAAAGGCTGAACCTTAACACTGTTCATGTTTCTTTAGAACTTGATTTGGCTTCATTATTATTAGAGAACCAGAACGTCCACATCCCAAAATGACTTATTTTGATCTCAGGTTCCTCTGATAAAGCATCCCAAAAGGCTCTTCTGATGAGGCCATGGTTTCATGTTACAATACAAGTAAAATGTACTGAAGATGTGTCTGCTTtggtgttcttttttaaaaaaccacaACAACTAACTGCAtttcatttctttgtgtttaaaaagaataaaatttgaaattaaagccatCTAACCTCATTTTTAAACCACCCCAGATTTCTGACCAATCCGAGTCCTGTGGTCCGGTTCCGCTAACGTTTAATGGCTCCAACACCAGTACCGGCCAGAGAAACAGCCGTCCAGGCCCAGTCAGGTTCTGTCTTAGTTAAGGAATGTGGGTGGAGAAGCTTAAAATAAGCCCAGAATAAGAGGGCACGTgaggaaatgaagccacctTTATGATGACATGGGAGAGCCACAATGTCACAATGTGATATAAATTAATAACAGTAAAATGCCTGAAAATAAACTGCAAATTTCTTAGCTTCGACATTAAATATGCATCTGATATAAAATGTCAATTGTACTCAAAATATAAGGATTTCATATGTAAAAAATTGAGATTTGTTTGGGGGAAACAGGTTTCAACGGTTAATTAGCAGTTAATTATCCTTTCATGTttgaatgtttatttttgagTGAGACTTAACCTTTGGAAGTGGCTTAACTATGTGACTATAGCACACTAAAGCTTTTCCTCATCTTAGTTCGACACAAATTCTGTCTCGCgtaacaggaggaaaaaactgGTCAGAATTCCTTCGTCTAGGCTAATTTTCATCGCTCcaacgtgcgtgcgtgtcgtGACCTGCAGGAGGCCTGTTCAGACACGCTCCTGATGCCGACCTCTTAGGGCAGATCATGGAGTGGCTCTGCTACCCCGCAGCCCCCTGGTTCCATGAAATAACAGATCAACCTATTTCCAACCACACGCTAACAAACATCTAGCAACCAAAATGACCTGAGAAAAGACAAAGAGCGCTCGGTGCCTTCTGGAGGCCTCAGAACACCTCTGGAGGCCTCAGAACACCTCTGAAGGGTGAAATCCTTCCGTTTCCTGGGTTTACTGACCAGAGCTGACACTCGCGTCCTGCTAGTTCATGTCTTGGATTACGAATCGTACATCCAGCGCGAGGTTAGCGGTTTCTACGGCAACTTGCAGAGCATTGATCTTTGCTGTGAAGGAGTCGAGGACACGCGGCTGCGCCGTGGCGTCTGCACACGGTGGCCCAGGTGAGAACGCTGGGGTTTGGGTGCTCAGATAGGTTTTGGGTTTATTGGGGCCACCTTCCACCAGGCCACAGCTGCAGGGACCCAGGGTGTCCTCGACCTCTTCTCTCATGACATCAGCAGGAAGAATCCAGTGGTGAGCATGCGTCAAGTCCATCGCGGAACTCCCACCGTCGTGCTCcagtgccatggcaacagattgCAGGGAGCGGCAGAATCCCTCCAGGCCCAGAAGACACTCTTCCTGAGAGCAGCCAAGTGCAGCCGCGGTCTCTGTGAGCTGACCCGAGACCTAAGAGCAGGATTTTACCGTAAAAGGTGGGAACAATAATACTTGACTGGTCAGGTATGAAGTCCAGACCTCACCTTGTGTCTGACATACGTGGCTAAGTGGGTCTCCGTACAGCCACCCCCCAGCAGGATGTAGGGGTCTCTGAGGGTGAGCCTCAACACATGTTCTGTATTCTGGCACACCACCTTTAAAGAAAAGGCACCGATTAAAGTCTAAATGGTTAAAAAAGTGCTGTTTAGTGCAGATGCTCCGCAGCGGCACCTTCAGCTCACTCAACACGGTGGCGTTCCTGTGGCACAGCATCATGGTGCAGATGGACGACTCCCCAGCTGGAagcaaatgcagcattttcttGGATCCAAACTGTCTGATACCGAGGTCGTGCACGGTTCCGTAGGCCTCGGCGGGGACGGGCGTGTGTAACGTGGCCACAGGATTAGCGCCTGTTTAtcaaagcagacaggaagtgaacaggGAAGACGTCAAACTAACATATTAGCAGTTTATTGAGGAGTAAAAGATTAAAGTAAATTTGGAGGGGaaaagttaaaaacacaaaaacagacagaatctTCAGCTTAATTTATAATTTCTACCAATGGCATTTTCTATAGCAAGTCATAAATCAATATAAAGCAGAAAATAAGCGAGATGAGATGAACGAGTCTCCTGTAATTCTGTACTTTGCGCCTCCATTGCGTCACCTGTCAGCTGCAGGAGCGGCTCCATCAGCGCGACCCCCAGCCTCTCCACCACCAGCACATCCTGACTCCTCAGGTACTGCTGCAGGACCGGGTGCACCACCTTCTGGCACACAAAAAGCTTCACCTCATCTTCAACGACTTGTTTGCCGAGCTCCAGGAGTCGATCCAGGATTTGTGAGTCCGTGTCTTCACCTTCATGCACCTCGATGACACCATCTCCAGTGTCGGAGAGATCCCCAGCAAGAGATGCGCTGAACACCACAGCACGGAGGGGGCGCAGATGAGGCCTCTTGGCGTTATCTAAGGAGAGCAGGTCAGGCATGTCCACTAGCAGGCCTGGGAACACTGCGGAGTGCTTCACAGGTGGCCCCTCAACAGGGACCGTCACCGTCTCCCCCAGTTTAacgcctgtgctgctgcagggaacAGTCAGCAGAAATGCTTGTACCGACAGCTTGCTCATGTGAAGAACCTCCGACTGCGTCAGTACACACGCAGGTTTACTGGAGATGATACTGGAGGCTAGTGTGGTGAGATTATGGCTACTGTTAAAGCCCAGCTCCATTTTGCATCCGCAGTCTTCCTGTCGGAGGTAAACGGTGCACAGGTCCAGCAGGTGCTTATTGAGCTGCGCAGCTGCGCGTCCCCTCAGCCCAGACTGTCTGCTTTGCTCAATCAGGGTCAAACAGAAGATCGCAGCAAATAAACCACAATCACCGAAGCGACCGACGTGGTTGAGGATGGAGGTTTTTATCAGATTGATGAGAGGCAGCGAGGAGGAGATGGCTGAGAGAAGAACCGAGGAAGTTGAGGTGGTAACGACGTGTCCTCCGATGCTGTTGTGGAGCAGTTTTAGTCTACCTTTCGGACCGAAACACGATTTCAAGAGCTGCAAAAGCACTCGAAGTTTCTTCCAACTGTCTGTGGTGTCCAGTGGTAGATCCGTGCAAACAGACGGCGATTTTTTAACGAGTCGAGACATCCCAGATTCAAATTAGGACACAACGATTGAATCCAATTATAGATGTTTTTAGCTTCCGAAGTGTAGTTACTACCGCCAGGTTGTGTTAGTGTGAGCACATGGAGGCGCTGCATCGACGCTTCTGTCGCCACTTCAGCCGTTACGGAAACGCGCATGCGCAAAGCCATATCTCCGTCCCTGTTTGGTATTAACCCGTTTTAGGGTTTTATTAAAGCTCGTTATAAAAACTGACAACAGCGGGGACACTTCCCTAATCTGCAGCTGTGGATATATTctttataattaataataaactATAATTATCTTAATAATTAGGGTATTCTACACCATTTCTTGTTTAGAGTTTTGATTATGAATCCAAATTAAACTCGGGCGGTTTAAAAATTCTTTCTAAAATATTTTAGTATAAGTgcaattaaatgtgtttaaagtctCAAAGTCCGAATCACAAAAGccagatatatatattttttaaaatgtatttttatgtcAAAAGAGTCATTACAATGATAGATATCATTCAAGGTTTCATTCAACTGTTTCTTTAGCTTTTTGTGATATTGGTAGAGTAAAATAATTGGTTCTGATCCCAACTATATTTTCTTTAGGAtagatttttcatttttaatgtacgCGGATATGTAAGAACTTCAGTTTTGGAAGTCAAAATGCATCCAAAGTGGACATATCTCTTTCTATGCAGGTGTTGAGTATACATTTAATTTTCTTTATGACATACAGATCCCATCTTTTAGATGTTCGTAGAGAGAGACTGAACTGTATTAATTACTTTAGTAAAGAACAAACACTCTAAGGATTTTATTGTAAACAGATGCTGAACAgccttaaaaaaaccaaacccaaaTATTAAACGAAGCCTTTATTTTCAGTCGAATAGGTAATATTTCAAATCACGTCGCAAATGTGAGCGACCGCCAAttttgcacatgcgcagtacAATCGTGTTTCCGATATTGACCGCTGCTAGGCGATGATAATTGTCGGCGAGACGCGCCTGATAAAAATTCTATAATATTTTTCAGCattgattaaaaacacattattttgaTCCTGCATATAGTACTTCCGAATATTAAAATTATTGACACACATACACGGAGGCAACTTTGGGGCTTTCTGATGAGCCCCTCGTTCCATTACTGTGGTCCTGTCAGTCACACCTTTGGGTCCTAGTTGGGTCCGAGTCGTAAAGTTCTGACGTCACGTTGTGCAAATTCTCTCTGTTGGACAAACAGAACACTTTATACGTTCGTTTTTACTCCTAAGAAACCTTATTTATTTAACGTGTAAGTATAAACGTAAGTTACTATTACCCAAGACTCCCGGCAAGTTTTTACTCTTGTTGGACTACAACTTAGCCTGACGTCATCTTCTACGGCCTCACGTATCGCCCGATATTCAAAAAACCGGCGGTATGAAAGTTTACTGTTTTCTTTACTAAGAATCATAGGGCAGAATTATTTGTCTTCGGTCAGTATATGAAGTTATTATTCATTTGCGGCCATAATGCCAGAAATTAGTTTAATCTTGCAGATTTTTTGGACAGAATCTCTACCCACCACAACGATACCGTAAACAGTTTAACTCCCCCAAAGATACAATTTAAGTGTGTGACAGCctattattaataacacatttcTATTTCGGATCACAAGTATAATTCGTGACAAGTcattttatctatctatctatctatctatctatctatctatctatctatctatctatctatctatatctatctatctatctatctatctatctatctatctatctatctatctatctatctatctatctatctatcacaTGTTCTAAGCGGGTGTTAATTTTAAACATGTGTTTCTATTTTAGGCAAAATTGTGCTGAGGTGACCATAATGGCTCCTAAGAAATTCGTCATTAAAGTGAGTGCAACAGCTTTTACATTCACATAGATAAATGGTTCTTTTAATGATCCATACTGTTTCTGCTTGCAGTATATTGAATTGGCAGTGGGCGTTAGCAAAATAATTTGGGTTTCCATACGTGGTGTgtcttatttttaatttttatttagaATATGTTGTGAAGCATGTTAGTTAGggaatgtattttattttcaaatgacCTTAATAGTTTCATTACTACCAAGAAAAGCGTCCACTCATCACAAAACATGGCAAAAGTAAAGTTTTGAAGTTTTAAATATTAGGTCATTTTGATTAACGATTATTAGTCTTTTATTTGTAGACTGAGATGTGTTTTAGCACTTTAAGTGACTAAAAATGCTCTTCaatgttagggttaaggttagggttaccaACAGATTCCCcataaatcaaacaaaaaatcGTGAGTCTGCATTAAATATGTACTTTGAAACTATGTATacatttttgcatatttttcatGACAAGACAATTCATTTCTTCTTTATACTAGGCATTTCTTCTAGGAAATGACTAGTTATTATGGTCTGTGCCAAACCACTAAATAGCTGTTCTATAGAAAGTAATTTGCAATGCAAGAATATACTACAAAAATGTTGCTTCATGTGTCAACGGAAGGCTTATCTTGTAAAAGTATAAGTATAAAATGCTGCATGGATAAATGACAGTTAATCCGTATCAAATCTTGAATTGTGGCTTTAATATACCAAGATTCTGCTAAAGGTTCTATTCTATTTTTTGCTTTTCCTGCGCTAGCGTGTCTGTCCGCTAGGGGGCAGTGCAGACACACGTCTGAACAGGCTTCCGTCCAAATTTAGATTTCATGTTAAAGCTCTCCGAACACATTATTCACTCTGGCCATTTCCCTCCCAAATCTCGACTATCTGCCTCCTGgtcttttccttcctgttaaCCAGCGGAGCCACACAGAGCAAAGGAAGCACATTCTATTAAAAACGAAGCTGTTCATCCACAGTCTGATGCCCTGTCGGGAATAATACACATCAGATGTTTCTGTTAAGTGCAGGGAAAGCTGCTGCCTTGTCTTTTGTTGACGTTTCATTTAGTGAGAGTTTTGGATGAAGGCTGCAGACGTTTGTGCTGATCTCTCACATCCTCCATAATGCCTTGTGTGCCTGGTTGACCAGATATTGCTTTAACTCCCTTATTTGTTTCATATGCATAATATGTCCCCAGCACTCATTCTGCCCCACATCCACTACCACCCACCACATTCGGTCGGTTGTGTGAGGGTAAAACCATGGAGGTTCACGCTAAGTTCTTCCCCAATGGTCATGCAACAACGTTACTGTCACCATCCCAGAGAAACAAGCTACTTTAACCACCATTATACTGTACATGGTAACAAGGAGTCCACGGCACTTGCTTGTTTTTCACAACTCCATCTGTGATATTTTTATcagaaacaaattaaaacttATAGCAAAGGACTTAAACGAATATTAGCATAGCAATCCGGCTGTTTGAACATCATCCTGTGCACATCATGGGGATTGTTACATCAAATATGAGCTTTAATCCTGGATTCAGTCCTTGAGTAATCGGCTGTTCAGCACTGTGTTTTCTGCTAATTGTGCCTGCTTTGTTTTCCAACCagctccctccccagtctgtgGGAGTGCACGAGGCACCGGTGCTTAAATATAGTGAACTGGCACTTCTCAGGTCTCATCAAAAGGGCCTGCCGGCTCACGCACTGATGAGATGAAGCGCTTGCTGTCTGCCAGGACATTATCGGTGCAATCTGCCTTTTATTAGCATGATGCACTGCTCCCTTTCTAACCATCTAATCTGGGGCGCGACAGAAGTCTTTAACGAATAAAACATTGAGGAATTGCAGAGCAGTTTAATGTCAGAGGTTTACATGCTGGTTAGTGTTGCTGTCACTCTATAGATGAGCTCAG
It includes:
- the mkks gene encoding McKusick-Kaufman/Bardet-Biedl syndromes putative chaperonin, yielding MSRLVKKSPSVCTDLPLDTTDSWKKLRVLLQLLKSCFGPKGRLKLLHNSIGGHVVTTSTSSVLLSAISSSLPLINLIKTSILNHVGRFGDCGLFAAIFCLTLIEQSRQSGLRGRAAAQLNKHLLDLCTVYLRQEDCGCKMELGFNSSHNLTTLASSIISSKPACVLTQSEVLHMSKLSVQAFLLTVPCSSTGVKLGETVTVPVEGPPVKHSAVFPGLLVDMPDLLSLDNAKRPHLRPLRAVVFSASLAGDLSDTGDGVIEVHEGEDTDSQILDRLLELGKQVVEDEVKLFVCQKVVHPVLQQYLRSQDVLVVERLGVALMEPLLQLTGANPVATLHTPVPAEAYGTVHDLGIRQFGSKKMLHLLPAGESSICTMMLCHRNATVLSELKVVCQNTEHVLRLTLRDPYILLGGGCTETHLATYVRHKVSGQLTETAAALGCSQEECLLGLEGFCRSLQSVAMALEHDGGSSAMDLTHAHHWILPADVMREEVEDTLGPCSCGLVEGGPNKPKTYLSTQTPAFSPGPPCADATAQPRVLDSFTAKINALQVAVETANLALDVRFVIQDMN